The Pantoea vagans genome includes a window with the following:
- a CDS encoding MmcQ/YjbR family DNA-binding protein — protein MNTSDLLTFCMSKPGAEQTYKNEWDATQIKSEGVLFAMVHDAKGRPALSLKTSPALADLLREEHSDVFPSEHLNKTHWSTLWLDGSLKDSQIYYLVDASWQQADATRAAGISHDEDSR, from the coding sequence ATGAACACTTCGGATTTACTGACTTTTTGTATGAGCAAACCGGGCGCGGAGCAAACCTATAAAAATGAATGGGATGCCACGCAAATCAAAAGCGAGGGTGTGCTATTTGCCATGGTGCATGATGCAAAAGGGCGTCCGGCGCTGTCGTTAAAAACCTCGCCTGCTCTTGCGGATTTACTACGAGAGGAGCACAGCGATGTGTTTCCGAGCGAGCACCTCAATAAGACGCACTGGAGTACATTGTGGCTGGATGGTTCACTAAAGGATTCGCAGATCTATTACCTGGTGGATGCTTCCTGGCAACAGGCTGACGCCACACGCGCGGCGGGCATCAGCCATGATGAAGATTCGCGCTAA
- a CDS encoding NAD(P)-dependent alcohol dehydrogenase, giving the protein MNITHAYAAQDAKSKLAPFDYKPRELRAHDVQIEVLYCGVCHSDLHTARNEWKNTIFPVVPGHEIVGRVTAVGAHTHKYKVGDLVGVGCMVDSCRSCPSCQEGLEQYCENGFVGTYNGEDRETRAITYGGYSTSMVVDESFVLRVPENLDLAGVAPLLCAGITTYSPLRHWNVGPGQKVGIVGLGGLGHMGVKLAHAMGAHVVLFTTSPSKIEDGKRLGADEVVISKDADQMAQHTNSFDFILNTVAAQHDLNPFIALLKRDGNMTLVGAPEHDHPAPQVFNLIFKRRSIAGSLIGGIAETQEMLDFCGKHGITSDIELIAMNQINEAYERMLKSDVKYRFVIDINTLREESAA; this is encoded by the coding sequence ATGAATATTACGCATGCCTATGCCGCACAGGACGCGAAATCTAAACTCGCCCCGTTCGACTATAAGCCGCGCGAGCTGCGCGCTCATGATGTGCAGATTGAAGTGTTGTACTGTGGCGTTTGCCACTCCGACCTGCATACTGCGCGCAATGAATGGAAAAACACCATTTTCCCTGTAGTGCCAGGCCATGAAATTGTTGGACGCGTCACCGCAGTTGGCGCGCACACCCACAAATATAAAGTGGGCGATTTGGTCGGTGTTGGCTGTATGGTTGACTCCTGCCGCAGCTGTCCGAGCTGCCAGGAAGGACTGGAGCAGTATTGCGAAAATGGTTTTGTTGGCACCTACAATGGTGAAGACCGTGAAACCCGAGCCATCACTTACGGCGGCTACTCCACCAGCATGGTCGTTGACGAGAGTTTCGTTCTGCGTGTACCGGAAAACCTCGACCTGGCCGGTGTTGCGCCCCTGCTGTGCGCCGGTATCACCACCTATTCTCCGCTGCGCCACTGGAATGTAGGCCCAGGGCAGAAAGTCGGTATCGTCGGTCTTGGCGGCCTCGGCCATATGGGTGTGAAACTTGCCCATGCCATGGGCGCACATGTGGTGCTGTTCACCACCTCTCCATCTAAAATTGAGGATGGCAAACGTCTCGGCGCCGATGAAGTGGTGATTTCAAAAGATGCTGATCAGATGGCACAGCATACCAACAGCTTTGATTTCATCCTCAACACCGTTGCTGCTCAGCACGATCTCAACCCGTTTATTGCCCTGCTGAAACGCGATGGCAACATGACACTGGTTGGCGCGCCAGAGCACGATCACCCGGCACCACAGGTGTTCAATCTGATCTTCAAACGTCGCAGCATTGCCGGTTCGCTGATTGGTGGCATCGCTGAAACTCAGGAGATGCTGGATTTCTGCGGTAAGCACGGTATCACTTCAGACATTGAGCTGATCGCCATGAACCAGATTAACGAAGCCTACGAACGTATGCTGAAAAGCGACGTGAAATACCGCTTCGTGATTGATATCAACACCCTGCGTGAAGAGTCTGCGGCTTAA
- a CDS encoding amino acid aminotransferase: MFQNVDAYAGDPILSLMETFKQDPRDNKVNLSIGLYYNEAGIIPQLQAVAAAEERLQAQPHQASLYLPMEGLGPYRNAIAPLLFGKEHPMLKAGRIASIQTLGGSGALKVGADFLKRYFPHSNVWVSDPTWENHVAIFNGAGFEVNTYPWYDAETNGVKFDAFIAKLKTLPKQSIVLLHPCCHNPTGADLTDAQWDETTEVLKAQELIPFLDIAYQGFGAGMEQDAYAIRAIAAAGLPALVSNSFSKIFSLYGERVGGLSIVCESAEESARVLGQLKATVRRNYSSPPNFGAQVVSCVLNDEALLNNWLAEVEAMRLRIIEMRQALVNVLSTKLPGKNFDYLLKQRGMFSYTGLSAQQVDRLRDEFGVYLIASGRMCVAGLNSRNVNQVAEAFAAVM, from the coding sequence GCTGATGGAAACCTTCAAACAGGATCCGCGTGACAACAAAGTGAATCTGAGCATCGGCCTCTATTACAACGAGGCGGGCATCATTCCTCAGCTACAGGCCGTTGCTGCAGCCGAAGAGCGCCTGCAGGCGCAGCCGCATCAGGCTTCGCTCTATCTGCCGATGGAAGGCCTGGGACCTTACCGTAACGCCATTGCCCCGTTGCTGTTTGGTAAAGAACATCCAATGCTGAAAGCGGGACGTATTGCTTCTATTCAGACGCTCGGCGGTTCTGGTGCGTTAAAAGTGGGGGCAGATTTCCTGAAGCGTTATTTCCCGCATTCCAACGTGTGGGTGAGTGACCCAACGTGGGAAAACCACGTCGCGATCTTCAACGGTGCCGGTTTCGAGGTGAACACCTATCCGTGGTACGACGCGGAAACCAACGGTGTGAAGTTCGATGCCTTCATTGCCAAACTGAAGACACTGCCAAAGCAGTCCATCGTGTTGCTGCACCCATGCTGCCACAACCCGACGGGCGCAGATTTGACTGACGCGCAGTGGGATGAGACCACTGAAGTGTTGAAGGCGCAGGAGCTGATTCCATTCCTCGATATCGCCTACCAGGGCTTTGGTGCCGGTATGGAACAAGATGCATATGCCATCCGCGCGATTGCCGCTGCGGGCCTGCCTGCACTGGTCAGCAACTCGTTCTCGAAAATCTTCTCGCTGTACGGCGAACGTGTTGGCGGCTTGTCGATTGTGTGCGAAAGCGCAGAAGAGTCTGCACGCGTGCTGGGTCAGCTGAAAGCCACTGTGCGTCGTAACTACTCCAGTCCACCAAACTTCGGTGCTCAGGTGGTTTCCTGCGTGCTGAACGACGAAGCTCTGCTGAACAACTGGCTGGCAGAAGTGGAAGCGATGCGTCTGCGTATCATCGAAATGCGTCAGGCACTGGTTAACGTGCTGAGCACCAAGCTGCCGGGAAAAAACTTCGATTACCTGCTGAAGCAGCGCGGTATGTTCAGCTACACCGGTCTGAGTGCGCAGCAGGTTGATCGCCTGCGTGATGAGTTCGGCGTCTACCTGATCGCCAGCGGCCGTATGTGCGTTGCCGGCCTTAATAGCCGTAACGTGAATCAGGTCGCTGAAGCCTTTGCTGCCGTGATGTAA